In Brassica rapa cultivar Chiifu-401-42 chromosome A06, CAAS_Brap_v3.01, whole genome shotgun sequence, a single window of DNA contains:
- the LOC103874512 gene encoding 60S ribosomal protein L22-3: MSRAAAPKGKKKGVSFTIDCSKPVDDKIMEIASLEKFLQERIKVGGKAGALGDTVSITRDKNKITVTSDGQFSKRYLKYLTKKYLKKHNVRDWLRVIAANKDRNLYELRYFNIAENEAEEED, translated from the exons ATGAGTCGTGCAGCAGCTCCAAAGGGAAAGAAGAAGGGAGTTTCCTTTACCATAGATTGTTCTAAGCCTGTTGATGACAAGATCATGGAGATTGCTTCCTTAGAGAAGTTTCTCCAGGAGAGGATTAAGGTTGGTGGCAAAGCTGGTGCTCTCGGTGATACTGTCTCAATCACTCGTGACAAGAACAAGATCACAGTCACCTCTGATGGCCAGTTCTCCAAGAG ATACCTCAAGTACTTGACAAAGAAGTACCTGAAGAAGCACAATGTCAGAGATTGGCTCAGAGTGATTGCAGCCAACAAGGACCGTAACCTCTATGAGTTGAGGTACTTCAACATTGCTGAGAACGAAGCTGAGGAAGAAGACTAA
- the LOC103874513 gene encoding uncharacterized protein LOC103874513, protein MAESKTKIAEIREWIVEHKLRTVGCLWLSGISGSIAYNWSKPGMKTSVRIIHARLHAQALTLAALAGAAAVEYYDHKTGATDRYPKFLKPDNLTKD, encoded by the exons ATGGCGGAATCAAAGACAAAAATAGCAGAGATAAGGGAATGGATCGTAGAACACAAGCTTCGTACCGTCG GTTGTTTATGGCTGAGTGGGATCTCCGGTTCAATCGCCTATAACTGGTCTAAACCTGGTATGAAAACCAGTGTCCGAATCATCCACGCCAG GCTACACGCTCAGGCTCTGACATTAGCCGCTCTAGCTGGAGCAGCTGCAGTTGAGTACTACGATCACAAAACTGGAGCTACCGATCGCTACCCCAAATTTCTCAAGCCCGACAACTTGACCAAAGActag